The Leptolyngbyaceae cyanobacterium genome window below encodes:
- the pyrF gene encoding orotidine-5'-phosphate decarboxylase: MTSDKIIVPLDVPSEEDAIELIEKLPQVTYWKVGLELFVSTGAGILTQLKQRQKRIFLDLKFHDIPNTVAGACRAAGRYGVDLVTIHATAGKKALQAAKIALEAGAGETDQSTIPKLIAITVLTSLNSRELAFDLKIPLELPEYALQMALLAKESGLDGAVCSPQEVSQLRDTCGDEFLLVCPGVRPQWAETGDQSRTLTPSEAIKAGADYLVIGRPITAAPDPVAAFAKICDEIADVS, translated from the coding sequence ATGACAAGTGACAAAATAATTGTTCCCCTAGATGTTCCCAGTGAGGAAGATGCGATCGAACTGATCGAGAAACTCCCTCAAGTAACATACTGGAAAGTAGGCTTAGAACTCTTTGTCAGTACTGGTGCAGGAATTCTCACCCAACTAAAACAAAGGCAAAAGCGAATTTTCCTCGATCTGAAATTTCACGACATCCCCAACACGGTTGCTGGTGCTTGTCGCGCCGCCGGTAGGTATGGAGTTGATTTGGTCACCATCCATGCCACGGCGGGAAAAAAAGCACTACAGGCCGCTAAAATTGCTTTAGAAGCAGGGGCGGGAGAAACTGATCAATCAACAATTCCGAAGTTAATCGCCATTACTGTATTAACTAGTTTAAATTCGCGAGAATTAGCCTTTGATTTAAAAATTCCCCTAGAATTGCCCGAATACGCCTTACAAATGGCGCTGCTAGCCAAAGAATCTGGTTTAGACGGGGCAGTTTGTTCCCCTCAAGAAGTGTCTCAACTGCGTGATACTTGTGGAGATGAGTTTTTGCTAGTTTGTCCGGGAGTGCGTCCCCAATGGGCGGAAACGGGCGATCAAAGCCGAACTCTCACCCCCAGCGAAGCGATTAAAGCAGGCGCAGATTACTTAGTGATCGGTCGTCCCATCACCGCTGCACCTGACCCTGTTGCCGCTTTTGCCAAAATTTGCGATGAAATAGCGGATGTTTCATGA
- the tyrS gene encoding tyrosine--tRNA ligase, with protein sequence MASHQPPHITENLAWLYRGVTEIFPNVTDSENPHENLVQRLGKIDRPLRVKLGIDPTGAEIHLGHSIPVRKLRAFQDAGHTAVLIIGDFTARIGDPSGKSEVRRQLTAEEVAQNAQSYLDQVRPILDFDTPGRLEVRYNSEWLSGLDLGKILDLLSTMTVGQMLAKEGFALRFEKENPIYLHEFLYPLMQGYDSVAIQADVELGGTDQKFNLAVGRDLQRHFGQSPQFGMLMPILIGTDGVQKMSKSLGNYVGLMEDPLTMYSKLEKTPDDLVKQYFELLTNRSLDELPENPRERQKLLALDIVSQYHGKEAAEKAQVDAGNLVGGKTTQADTVPEFSLASVNFPAKFFYIVSASGLCKSSSEARKQIQGGGVRMDGEQVTDVNLSFESPSELNGKVLQLGKNKFVRLVATEN encoded by the coding sequence ATGGCCTCCCATCAACCGCCTCATATTACCGAAAATCTCGCCTGGTTGTACCGAGGCGTGACAGAAATTTTTCCTAACGTGACTGATTCTGAAAATCCTCATGAGAATTTGGTACAAAGATTAGGGAAGATAGACCGACCTCTGCGGGTGAAATTAGGTATTGACCCTACAGGTGCCGAAATCCACTTAGGTCATAGTATCCCAGTCCGAAAATTAAGGGCGTTTCAGGATGCCGGTCATACAGCTGTCCTAATTATTGGTGATTTTACCGCTCGCATCGGCGATCCGAGTGGGAAATCAGAAGTGCGACGGCAGTTAACTGCTGAAGAAGTAGCTCAAAATGCCCAGAGTTATTTGGATCAAGTGCGCCCAATTTTAGATTTTGATACTCCCGGACGCTTGGAAGTTCGCTATAACTCAGAATGGCTTTCTGGGCTAGATTTAGGAAAAATTTTAGATTTGTTGTCTACGATGACTGTCGGACAAATGTTGGCAAAGGAGGGGTTTGCACTTCGCTTTGAAAAAGAAAACCCGATTTACTTGCACGAGTTTCTCTACCCGTTAATGCAGGGTTATGATTCGGTGGCAATTCAAGCGGATGTGGAGTTAGGAGGAACTGACCAAAAATTTAATCTGGCTGTGGGTAGAGATTTGCAACGACATTTCGGACAATCACCTCAGTTTGGAATGTTGATGCCGATTTTGATCGGTACTGATGGGGTGCAGAAAATGTCTAAATCTTTGGGTAATTATGTGGGTTTAATGGAAGATCCGCTGACTATGTACTCAAAGCTGGAAAAAACACCAGATGATTTAGTCAAACAGTATTTTGAATTGTTGACTAATCGGTCTTTAGATGAATTGCCAGAAAATCCAAGGGAAAGACAAAAACTTTTGGCTTTGGATATTGTTTCTCAGTATCACGGTAAGGAAGCTGCCGAAAAAGCTCAGGTTGATGCGGGCAATTTAGTAGGTGGAAAAACCACACAAGCTGATACTGTACCGGAGTTTTCCTTAGCTTCCGTCAATTTTCCGGCTAAATTCTTCTATATTGTCAGTGCTAGCGGACTTTGTAAGAGTAGTTCGGAGGCGCGAAAGCAAATCCAAGGGGGTGGTGTACGAATGGATGGGGAACAAGTGACGGATGTGAATCTGAGTTTTGAGTCACCATCGGAATTAAATGGCAAAGTGTTGCAATTGGGCAAAAATAAGTTTGTCCGCTTGGTTGCCACTGAGAATTAG
- a CDS encoding transglycosylase domain-containing protein: MSSNTLRQKPSGTIAPGYHFVHTVAKVTGGTLLGFTMLTSSIVAGSLVGLAISFRNLPDVRSVRSYVPSETTHVYDIKGKLLASIHGEANREVVPLNKISPELKRAVLAIEDSHFYLHHGINPSSVGRAVRANWEKGSVVEGGSTVTMQLVKNIFLSHKRAFSRKVAEAVMAIRLEQILEKDQILELYLNQVYWGHNNYGVQTAAQSYFGKDASDLNLAEGAMMAGLIQAPEDYSPFTNYKLSKQRQAQVLARMRELNWITPQEEEAARKQPLKLNKPTSFSGSILPYVTDAVSQELIQRFGRDAVQKGGMRVQTTIDLQFQRMAEDFIANEHRRLQRRGLWGTELALAAVDPRTHFVKAMVGGSDYEKSQFNRATQSRRQPGSAFKPFVYYTAFATGKYSPESIVYDTPVRYRDGRNGYAPRNYDGSFSGPMSIRQALAVSRNVPAVKMGRAVGLDKVIEVCRILGIKSPMEPVTSLPLGAIGLSPMEMASAYATFANNGWQSDTTLIVQVTDSQGNVLLDNTPKPKLVLDPWASASISSTMQSVINSGTAKNASIGRPAAGKTGTTSSERDVWFVGFVPQLSVAVWIGRDDNRRLASGVTGGQYAAPIWRNFMLKALKGEPVEYFTPASKFKRPRRS; this comes from the coding sequence GTGTCGTCTAACACACTCCGACAAAAGCCATCCGGCACCATCGCACCTGGTTATCATTTCGTTCACACGGTTGCTAAGGTAACTGGCGGAACTCTTCTCGGTTTTACCATGCTAACCAGTTCTATTGTAGCTGGGTCACTGGTTGGCCTAGCGATTAGCTTCCGAAACCTGCCGGATGTGAGATCTGTTCGTAGCTACGTCCCTTCTGAAACAACTCACGTCTACGACATTAAAGGCAAACTGCTTGCTAGCATCCACGGTGAAGCTAATCGAGAAGTCGTTCCCCTCAACAAAATTTCTCCCGAATTAAAGCGTGCAGTACTAGCTATTGAAGATAGCCATTTCTACTTGCACCACGGTATTAACCCCAGCAGTGTCGGTCGCGCCGTGAGAGCTAACTGGGAAAAAGGTAGCGTGGTAGAAGGTGGTTCGACTGTCACCATGCAGTTAGTGAAAAATATATTTTTGTCTCATAAACGTGCTTTTAGCCGAAAAGTAGCAGAAGCAGTAATGGCTATTCGGCTAGAGCAAATCCTGGAAAAAGACCAGATTTTGGAACTCTACCTGAATCAAGTCTACTGGGGACATAACAACTATGGGGTACAAACTGCGGCCCAAAGCTATTTCGGTAAAGATGCTTCTGATTTAAACCTTGCAGAAGGGGCAATGATGGCGGGTCTAATTCAAGCACCCGAAGATTACAGCCCCTTTACTAATTACAAGTTGTCCAAACAACGACAAGCACAGGTTTTAGCTCGGATGAGAGAGCTAAATTGGATCACGCCTCAAGAAGAAGAAGCTGCTCGCAAACAACCTTTAAAACTAAATAAACCTACTTCGTTTAGCGGCAGTATACTGCCCTACGTTACGGATGCCGTTTCTCAGGAATTGATTCAGCGTTTCGGGCGGGATGCGGTGCAAAAAGGTGGAATGCGAGTGCAAACTACGATCGATCTCCAATTCCAGCGCATGGCAGAAGATTTCATCGCTAACGAACATAGAAGACTGCAACGGCGCGGACTGTGGGGTACGGAACTGGCTTTAGCAGCCGTCGATCCCCGCACTCATTTCGTCAAAGCAATGGTAGGCGGCTCTGACTACGAAAAGAGCCAATTTAACCGCGCAACTCAGTCTCGACGCCAGCCCGGTTCGGCTTTTAAACCGTTTGTTTACTATACGGCTTTTGCTACGGGTAAATATTCTCCCGAATCGATAGTTTACGATACTCCAGTTCGCTATCGGGATGGTAGAAACGGTTATGCACCTAGAAACTACGATGGTTCGTTCTCTGGGCCAATGAGTATTCGTCAGGCTCTCGCCGTATCGCGGAACGTTCCGGCTGTAAAAATGGGACGGGCTGTAGGCTTAGATAAGGTGATCGAGGTTTGCCGTATTCTCGGTATTAAGAGTCCGATGGAACCGGTCACTTCTTTACCTCTGGGCGCGATCGGTCTATCACCGATGGAAATGGCGAGCGCTTATGCTACCTTCGCTAATAATGGTTGGCAGTCCGATACTACTTTGATCGTGCAAGTAACTGATTCGCAAGGCAACGTTTTATTAGATAACACGCCCAAACCCAAGTTAGTTCTCGATCCTTGGGCATCTGCTTCTATCAGTAGCACGATGCAGTCCGTAATTAATTCGGGAACCGCTAAAAATGCCAGCATCGGTCGCCCTGCTGCTGGTAAAACCGGTACGACTTCATCTGAAAGAGATGTGTGGTTCGTCGGTTTTGTACCCCAATTATCCGTAGCGGTTTGGATCGGTAGAGATGATAATAGGCGTTTGGCTAGTGGGGTAACGGGCGGTCAGTATGCCGCTCCCATTTGGCGCAATTTTATGCTGAAAGCTTTGAAGGGCGAACCAGTGGAATACTTCACTCCTGCGTCCAAGTTTAAGCGCCCTCGCCGTTCCTGA
- a CDS encoding DUF1825 family protein: MGFFDSDIVQQELKQLAEDYQSLIQLGSNYGKFDREGKKLFIEQWEAIMERYRIFMKRFELSEDFMAQMTMQQLKTQLGQFGMTPQQMFDQMQLTLERMKTELDKQP; this comes from the coding sequence ATGGGATTTTTTGACTCTGATATCGTTCAGCAAGAACTTAAGCAACTGGCTGAGGACTATCAATCCCTCATACAGCTAGGCAGTAACTACGGCAAATTTGACCGAGAAGGCAAAAAGCTGTTCATCGAACAGTGGGAAGCCATTATGGAGCGCTATCGTATTTTTATGAAACGCTTCGAGCTTTCAGAAGACTTCATGGCTCAAATGACCATGCAGCAACTAAAGACCCAGCTTGGTCAATTTGGAATGACACCCCAGCAAATGTTTGACCAAATGCAACTAACCTTAGAACGGATGAAGACTGAATTGGATAAGCAACCGTAA
- a CDS encoding NINE protein encodes MLSKPKSRRVAAILAFSGAVIPLSGLHKFYLGQPLWGICYLLLCWTPIPHVASAIEGFWYLVQNQDEFDRNFNVSGGVTIKPGIDPARVQAIADALRQLEQLRQDGLISEYEFEQKRRQLLDQMV; translated from the coding sequence ATGTTGAGCAAGCCGAAAAGTCGAAGAGTAGCTGCGATTTTGGCTTTTAGCGGGGCAGTAATTCCGCTTTCGGGACTCCACAAGTTTTACTTGGGACAACCATTGTGGGGTATTTGCTATTTGCTGTTGTGTTGGACGCCTATCCCTCATGTGGCTAGCGCGATCGAAGGATTTTGGTATTTAGTTCAAAATCAAGATGAGTTCGATCGCAATTTTAATGTCAGTGGGGGTGTCACCATTAAGCCAGGTATCGACCCCGCGCGGGTACAGGCGATTGCTGACGCGCTTCGCCAGTTGGAACAGTTGCGTCAAGATGGTTTGATTTCCGAATACGAATTCGAGCAAAAACGCCGACAGCTACTCGACCAAATGGTTTAA